The sequence TCCCGTTCTGCCCGATGATCCCGACAGTCTGGCCTTTTTCGATGGTAAAAGAGACATCGTTCAAGGCATAAAAGTCATGATGGTGTTTTTTCCTGGTCAGAATTTCCTTCAGCCGGTCCTTCGGCGACGAGTACAGCTTATAAATCTTGGTCAGATTGTTTACTTCGATTGCGTTCATATCACAAAACATCCGCAAACGCCGGCTTCAGTTTTTTAAATACGAGCCCACCGAACATAAAAGCAACGATTCCCCAAACAAATAGGATGACCAGTCCCACCGGATCCGGCTCCGTCTTTCCGAGGAGCGCCATGCGGTACCCTTCCACCGGATACACCATCGGATTGAGCGCAAGAAACGGCCGGAACCCTTCCGGGACCAGGTTCGCCGGGTAGATGATCGGCGTGAAGAAAAACCATAGATTGAGGAGCACGCCTAAAATCTGGCCGATGTCCCTCAGGAATACATTCAGCGCGGATAAAAACCAGGCGAGGCCCAGCGCGAACAAAATGACCCCAAATAAATAAAGAGGGAGCCAAAGCAAGTTCAACGTGAGCCCCGGTCCAAGCACCATTATAAACCCGAGAAGTATGACAAACAGAATAAGGTGATTGACCAATGCGGCCGAAACATGGGCAAACGGGAGGATCTCCGATGGAAAAACGGTTTTCGTGATCAAGTTCGCCTGCTCCAGCACCGCGCCCGGCGAGCGATTGACCACCTCGCTGAACAGCATCCAGGGGAGCATCCCGCTCATCAGCCATACGGCATAATTGGTGCCGGCATACTGGGCGCCGAGCCGAGCCTTAAGGACGACGGAGAAAACAAAATAAAAAATGATAAGCTGTGTCAGCGGATGCACGAAGGCCCAGAAAATGCCCAAGAACGAGCCCATATACCGCGTCCGGATGTCGCGCACCACAAGGCTGCGGATCATGAAACGGTTCTGGGCGATCTTGCGAAGGAAATTTATGAGTGATCTTGCCGCCTGCATATTTCCTCATGGTTCGGACCGACGCTGTCGGCACCCGAAACAACAATTCTCATTGATCGGAGAGATAGCCTTTTTCAATCAGGTAAGCCCTCATGGCTTCCTGCCAGGGCCGCATCGGCCGATCGAGGACCCCGGAAATCCGTTCGCTTTTTATTGAAGAATTTTTCGGACGTTTCGCCTTGCTCGGGAATTCGTCCGAGGAAATCGGATTGACCTGATTTTTTAACCCGATCAGATCCACGGCCTTTCCGGCGAGCTCATACCAGGTGCAGGCGCCGTCGTTCGAAAGGTGTATGACCCCGGTCGCCCTTTTTGCGAGGAGCTCGGCCAACGCGGTGGCGACATCGAAGGTATAGGTCGGCGACATTCGAATATCGTTCACAACTTTCAGCGTCTCGCCGGCACGGGCCTTTGAAAGAATGGCCTCGATGAAATTTCCGCCCTTTCCCCTCGCCCCCGACTTTCCGAACAAACTCGCCACGCGAACGATCAGCCAATCGGCGCAGGCCTGTCGAGTCAATTGCTCCCCGGCGAATTTGGTTATCCCGTATACATTAACCGGACACGGGGTGTCCTCTTCGCTGTAGCCCCGATCCTTCTGACCATCGAAGACATAATCGGTGCTGACGTACACGCACAGGGCCTTCAACTCCGCGCAGACCCTCGCCACATTCAACGCCCCAAGCGCATTTACCTGAAAGGCCGCGTCCGGACGTTCCTCGCATTCATCCACGCGATGAAACGCGGCGCAGTTCACCACCGCATCCGGATGCCAGATCAGGAGGGCTTTTCGAACCGAATCGGGGTCGGTCACTTCGATCTCATTGTGCGACAACGGTAGAACCTCGAAGCGCCCGTCATTCTGCAGGACCTCGACGATATCTCGGCCCAACTGCCCCGTCGCTCCGGTAACCGCAATCTTCATAA is a genomic window of Nitrospiria bacterium containing:
- the rfbD gene encoding dTDP-4-dehydrorhamnose reductase, with translation MKIAVTGATGQLGRDIVEVLQNDGRFEVLPLSHNEIEVTDPDSVRKALLIWHPDAVVNCAAFHRVDECEERPDAAFQVNALGALNVARVCAELKALCVYVSTDYVFDGQKDRGYSEEDTPCPVNVYGITKFAGEQLTRQACADWLIVRVASLFGKSGARGKGGNFIEAILSKARAGETLKVVNDIRMSPTYTFDVATALAELLAKRATGVIHLSNDGACTWYELAGKAVDLIGLKNQVNPISSDEFPSKAKRPKNSSIKSERISGVLDRPMRPWQEAMRAYLIEKGYLSDQ
- a CDS encoding ABC transporter permease: MQAARSLINFLRKIAQNRFMIRSLVVRDIRTRYMGSFLGIFWAFVHPLTQLIIFYFVFSVVLKARLGAQYAGTNYAVWLMSGMLPWMLFSEVVNRSPGAVLEQANLITKTVFPSEILPFAHVSAALVNHLILFVILLGFIMVLGPGLTLNLLWLPLYLFGVILFALGLAWFLSALNVFLRDIGQILGVLLNLWFFFTPIIYPANLVPEGFRPFLALNPMVYPVEGYRMALLGKTEPDPVGLVILFVWGIVAFMFGGLVFKKLKPAFADVL